The Mesorhizobium sp. AR02 genomic interval GTTGGTGGTCGCCAAGGTCTCGCAGGCGACACGGACTTTCCACGGGTCCATGCCGGTCTTCTTGGCTTCACGGTAGACCAGATCGACAATCTCGTCGGAGATCCGGTCACAGACTTTGTCGGGATGGCCCTCGGCAACGGATTCCGAGGTAAAGAAGTAGTTCTGCCGCGTCACGGGTGTCCCCTCTTGAAAAACGATCGGCAGGCTGCCGATTTTGGCGCGCCACGTGTTAGCGGGGCAAAGCGTCGCTCGTCAAGCGTTGCCGCCATTCTGGCACGACTGTCGATGTCGATATCTTGTGCCACCGGCGGCGAATGCCGCCGGTTGGCAGCGCATTGAGGTCAGTCGAGATCGTCCGCGGCGAGCGACTTCACCAGGTCGATGATCCTGCGGCGCACCTTGACGTCGGCGATCTTGACGAAGGCCCGGTTGAGCTGAAGGCCTTCGGGACTGCCGCAGAATTCGACAGCGAAAGCCATCGACGCATCCTCGGAAAAGCCACGGCCGGCCACAGCTTCCTGGCCCGGCGCATCCTCGAAAAAGAAGGCGACGGGCACGCCGAGTATGGAGGCTATCGCCTGC includes:
- a CDS encoding helix-turn-helix domain-containing protein is translated as MTEENKKKPNPIDIHVGSRIRLRRNMLGMSQEKLGENLGITFQQIQKYEKGTNRVGASRLQAIASILGVPVAFFFEDAPGQEAVAGRGFSEDASMAFAVEFCGSPEGLQLNRAFVKIADVKVRRRIIDLVKSLAADDLD